Proteins encoded together in one Mycolicibacter minnesotensis window:
- a CDS encoding polysaccharide biosynthesis protein: protein MARVGTATLLSALCGYAVLYLAARDLDPAGFSVFGVFWGAFGLVNGAANGLLQETTREVRFAQDAGSDPASTPHTRPLRVAGLTGLAAAGVLAASSPLWSGHVFVEARWLSVVLLCFGLANFAVHAALLGMLAGANRWTQYGALMVTDASMRVAVATATFVIGWGLVGFLWATVAGALAWLLLLAASPAARSTARLLTPVRTVQFLRGAAHSITAAGASAILVMGFPVLLQATYGELGAAGGVVILAVTVTRAPLLVPLTAMQGNLIAHFVDQRGRRLRALGTPAAAVAALGTVGAVAAGLLGPWLLRTVFGPDYRAEGLLLAGLTTAATAIALLTLTGAATVAAALHRAYALGWVGATVVSTLLLLLPLELPTRTVVALMCGPLVGIAVHLTALRTDS from the coding sequence ATGGCCCGGGTGGGCACTGCGACCCTGCTCAGCGCGCTCTGTGGCTACGCGGTGCTCTACCTGGCCGCCCGTGACCTGGATCCGGCCGGTTTCTCGGTGTTCGGCGTGTTCTGGGGCGCGTTCGGATTGGTCAACGGTGCCGCCAACGGCCTGCTGCAGGAGACCACCCGCGAAGTCCGCTTCGCCCAGGATGCCGGGTCAGACCCCGCATCCACCCCGCATACCCGCCCCCTGCGGGTGGCCGGTCTGACCGGGCTGGCGGCGGCCGGGGTGCTCGCCGCCAGTTCCCCCCTGTGGAGCGGCCACGTGTTCGTTGAGGCGCGCTGGCTGTCGGTGGTGTTGCTCTGCTTCGGGCTGGCCAATTTCGCGGTACACGCCGCGCTGCTGGGCATGCTGGCCGGGGCCAACCGGTGGACGCAGTACGGCGCGCTGATGGTGACCGATGCGAGCATGCGGGTGGCCGTGGCCACCGCGACCTTCGTGATCGGCTGGGGCCTGGTCGGGTTCTTGTGGGCAACCGTGGCCGGCGCATTGGCCTGGCTGTTGCTGCTGGCTGCCTCCCCGGCGGCCCGCTCGACCGCCCGACTGCTCACCCCGGTGCGGACAGTCCAGTTCCTCCGTGGCGCGGCGCATTCGATCACCGCCGCCGGGGCCAGCGCGATACTGGTGATGGGTTTTCCGGTGCTGCTGCAGGCCACCTACGGCGAGCTGGGCGCCGCGGGCGGTGTGGTGATCCTGGCGGTGACGGTGACCCGGGCACCGCTACTGGTGCCACTGACCGCCATGCAGGGCAATCTGATCGCGCACTTCGTCGACCAGCGCGGTCGCCGGCTGCGGGCGCTGGGCACCCCGGCGGCCGCCGTCGCCGCGCTGGGGACGGTGGGCGCCGTGGCGGCGGGCCTGCTGGGCCCGTGGCTGCTGCGCACGGTGTTCGGCCCGGACTACCGAGCCGAGGGTCTGCTGTTGGCCGGACTGACCACGGCGGCCACCGCGATCGCCTTGCTGACGCTGACCGGCGCCGCGACGGTCGCCGCCGCGCTGCATCGTGCCTACGCGCTGGGCTGGGTGGGCGCCACGGTGGTCTCCACCCTGCTCCTGCTGCTCCCGTTGGAACTGCCGACCAGAACCGTGGTGGCCCTGATGTGTGGCCCGCTCGTGGGTATCGCGGTGCATCTGACAGCGTTGCGCACCGATTCGTAG
- the tilS gene encoding tRNA lysidine(34) synthetase TilS has translation MDRPGAVAQLRTALGAFAGQYLASEGTWAVALSGGPDSLALTAVAARLRPTTALIVDHGLQAGSAQVADAARRQAVELGCVDARVIPVTVGAAGGPEAAARAARYAALTDARDGQPVLLGHTLDDQAETVLLGLGRGSGARSMAGMRPYDPPWCRPLLGVRRARTGQACVELGLTAWLDPHNNDRRFTRVRLRTEVLPLLEDVLGGGVAEALARTATSLRENTELIDVLAEQALPGPAGDAPLEVGALVVLPGPVRRAVIRSWLLTGGGRDLSDLQIRAVDRLVTAWRGQGGVAVASDLAGHRLFVVRGEGLLQLRAEPV, from the coding sequence GTGGATCGACCGGGTGCTGTAGCCCAGCTGCGGACCGCGCTGGGAGCGTTCGCCGGGCAGTACCTGGCGTCGGAGGGAACCTGGGCGGTCGCGCTGTCCGGTGGGCCGGACTCGCTGGCGCTGACCGCCGTCGCTGCCCGCTTGCGGCCGACGACGGCACTGATCGTCGATCACGGCCTACAGGCCGGTTCGGCCCAGGTGGCCGACGCTGCACGTCGTCAGGCAGTGGAACTGGGATGCGTTGATGCGCGGGTTATTCCGGTGACCGTCGGCGCTGCGGGCGGTCCGGAGGCGGCGGCCCGCGCCGCCCGCTACGCCGCGTTGACCGATGCCCGCGACGGGCAGCCGGTGCTACTGGGCCATACGCTCGACGACCAAGCCGAGACGGTGCTGCTGGGACTCGGCCGGGGTTCCGGGGCCCGCTCAATGGCCGGTATGCGGCCCTACGACCCGCCGTGGTGCCGGCCGCTGCTGGGGGTGCGACGTGCCCGTACCGGGCAGGCCTGCGTCGAGCTCGGGTTGACGGCGTGGCTCGACCCGCACAACAACGACCGCAGATTCACTCGGGTGCGCCTTCGCACCGAGGTGCTGCCGTTGCTCGAAGACGTATTGGGCGGCGGGGTGGCCGAAGCCCTGGCCCGCACCGCGACCTCCCTGCGCGAAAACACCGAACTGATCGATGTACTCGCCGAGCAGGCGCTGCCGGGACCGGCCGGGGACGCGCCGTTGGAGGTTGGCGCCCTGGTGGTGTTGCCGGGACCGGTGCGCCGTGCCGTGATCCGGAGTTGGCTACTCACCGGCGGCGGGCGTGATCTGAGCGACCTGCAGATTCGCGCGGTGGACCGGCTGGTCACCGCATGGCGTGGGCAGGGCGGGGTGGCGGTCGCCTCTGACCTGGCCGGACACCGGCTGTTCGTGGTCCGCGGCGAGGGGCTGTTGCAGTTGCGTGCCGAGCCGGTCTGA
- the dacB gene encoding D-alanyl-D-alanine carboxypeptidase/D-alanyl-D-alanine endopeptidase — translation MQPTRWRHSGAHLGIAGAVLALAAAVVVVAVVVLPDESGAGARVVSPAPVATVKPGVVPVSDDASVPVGSALAAALAPALADPNLGRLAGRITDALTGKVLWTQQEDLPMQPASTNKVLTAAAALLALDPSTRVTTRVTASDQPGVVVLVGDGDPTLSTAEVGQDTWYREAARIGDLADQVRRSGVEVSEVQVDVSAFTGPTMAQGWDAADIEGGDIAPIEAVMVDGGRVQPTTVESRRSTTPALDAGKALAAELGVDPDQVSIVSSSVTGRELGAVRSAPLVVRLGEMMNASDNVMAESIAREVAAAMGRPRSFAGAVDAVTNRLATAHIAVSGAALQDASGLSVDDRLSARTLESVVQAAAGPDLPELRPLLDMLPVAGGSGTLSERFLNPKTGRGAAGWLRAKTGSLTRTNALAGIVTDRDQRVLTFAFISNDAGPTGRTAIDALAAVLRTCGCR, via the coding sequence ATGCAACCCACTCGGTGGCGACACAGCGGCGCCCATCTGGGCATCGCTGGTGCGGTACTGGCGTTGGCCGCCGCGGTGGTGGTCGTGGCGGTGGTTGTCCTCCCCGACGAATCCGGCGCTGGGGCGCGCGTCGTGTCGCCGGCCCCGGTTGCGACCGTCAAGCCCGGTGTGGTGCCGGTCTCCGATGATGCCTCCGTTCCGGTGGGCAGCGCACTGGCCGCGGCCCTCGCCCCGGCGTTGGCCGACCCGAACCTGGGCCGTCTCGCCGGCCGGATCACCGACGCGTTGACCGGCAAGGTCCTGTGGACACAGCAGGAAGACCTGCCGATGCAGCCGGCCTCGACCAACAAGGTGCTCACCGCCGCCGCCGCCCTGCTGGCGCTGGACCCCAGTACCCGGGTTACCACGCGGGTGACGGCGAGTGATCAGCCCGGGGTGGTGGTGCTGGTGGGCGACGGCGATCCGACCCTGTCCACGGCTGAGGTCGGTCAGGACACCTGGTACCGCGAGGCTGCACGCATCGGCGACCTCGCCGACCAGGTTCGGCGCAGTGGGGTGGAGGTCTCTGAGGTCCAGGTCGACGTGTCGGCGTTCACCGGCCCGACGATGGCCCAGGGCTGGGACGCCGCCGACATCGAAGGCGGCGACATCGCCCCGATCGAGGCGGTGATGGTCGACGGTGGCCGTGTGCAGCCGACCACCGTCGAATCTCGGCGGTCGACGACACCGGCGTTGGACGCCGGTAAGGCCCTGGCTGCGGAGCTGGGAGTCGATCCCGACCAGGTGAGCATCGTGTCGTCGTCAGTCACCGGCCGTGAGCTTGGTGCGGTCCGCTCGGCACCGCTGGTGGTCCGCCTCGGCGAGATGATGAATGCCTCCGACAACGTCATGGCCGAGTCCATCGCCCGCGAGGTCGCCGCGGCCATGGGCCGGCCACGGTCGTTCGCCGGTGCCGTCGATGCGGTGACCAACCGCCTGGCCACCGCGCACATCGCGGTCAGCGGGGCCGCCCTGCAGGACGCCAGCGGCTTGTCGGTCGACGACCGTTTGTCGGCGCGGACGCTCGAGTCGGTGGTGCAGGCGGCCGCCGGGCCGGACTTGCCCGAGCTGCGTCCGCTGCTGGACATGCTGCCGGTTGCCGGCGGCAGTGGCACGCTCTCCGAGCGATTCCTCAACCCCAAGACCGGGCGTGGTGCCGCGGGCTGGCTACGGGCCAAGACCGGCTCGCTGACCCGCACCAACGCATTGGCCGGCATCGTCACCGACCGCGACCAGCGGGTGCTGACGTTTGCGTTCATCTCCAACGACGCCGGTCCCACCGGTCGCACCGCCATCGATGCGTTGGCCGCTGTGCTGCGAACCTGCGGGTGCCGATGA
- a CDS encoding zinc-dependent metalloprotease, translated as MSESDVGSGVDFGFAATVGGWLARPAPAMTDYTRRQVVEELHTSARAAEPLVREVTGLGDDGPVPDARVIDRRQWIAAAAESMRVMMGGSEQPAGFLSSRLTGAQTGAVLAFVSSAILGQYDPFCVDSTTGAGQLLLVYPNVVAVERQLQVTPADFRLWVCLHEVTHRVQFTVNRWLTGYMAEALAVLTSSSGPDLNQVVGRLADHLRGRGDDSEAPGPSGILGLVRAVQSEEQRTALDQLLMLGTLLEGHADHVMDAVGPLAVPSVETIRSRFEERRQRSQPPLQRLVRALLGLDAKLSQYTRGKAFVDAVVERVGMDRFNAVWSGPQTLPLPAEIEEPQKWIDRVL; from the coding sequence ATGAGCGAATCCGACGTCGGGAGCGGGGTGGACTTCGGGTTCGCCGCGACAGTCGGTGGCTGGCTGGCGCGCCCCGCGCCGGCGATGACCGACTACACCCGCCGCCAGGTCGTCGAGGAACTGCACACCAGTGCCCGCGCGGCCGAACCCCTGGTGCGCGAGGTCACCGGCCTCGGCGACGACGGCCCGGTCCCCGACGCCCGAGTCATCGACCGCCGCCAGTGGATCGCTGCCGCTGCCGAATCGATGCGGGTGATGATGGGCGGCTCTGAGCAGCCCGCGGGGTTCCTCAGCAGCCGTCTGACCGGGGCGCAGACCGGTGCCGTCTTGGCGTTCGTCTCCTCGGCGATCCTCGGCCAATACGACCCGTTCTGCGTCGACAGCACCACCGGCGCAGGCCAGCTGCTGTTGGTCTACCCCAATGTGGTTGCCGTCGAGCGACAGCTGCAGGTGACCCCGGCGGACTTCCGGCTCTGGGTATGCCTGCATGAGGTGACGCATCGTGTGCAGTTCACTGTCAATCGGTGGCTGACGGGCTATATGGCGGAGGCGCTGGCGGTCCTGACCAGCTCCAGCGGCCCGGATCTCAACCAGGTGGTGGGACGGCTGGCCGACCATCTGCGGGGCCGCGGTGACGACAGCGAGGCGCCGGGTCCGTCGGGGATCCTGGGGCTGGTGCGGGCGGTGCAGTCCGAGGAGCAGCGCACCGCGCTGGACCAGCTGCTGATGCTGGGCACCCTGCTGGAAGGCCACGCCGATCACGTGATGGACGCGGTCGGGCCACTGGCGGTGCCCTCGGTGGAGACCATTCGGAGTCGGTTTGAGGAACGTCGCCAGCGCAGCCAACCGCCCCTGCAGCGCCTGGTGCGGGCCTTACTGGGTCTCGATGCCAAGCTGAGCCAATACACCCGAGGCAAGGCCTTCGTCGACGCCGTTGTCGAGCGCGTCGGAATGGACCGGTTCAACGCGGTGTGGTCGGGCCCGCAGACCCTGCCGCTGCCCGCCGAGATCGAAGAGCCGCAAAAGTGGATCGACCGGGTGCTGTAG
- a CDS encoding inorganic diphosphatase, giving the protein MQFDVTIEIPKGQRNKYEVDHATGRVKLDRYLYTPMGYPTDYGFIEDTLGEDGDPLDAMVLLPQSVFPGVLVEARPVGMFQMTDEAGGDAKVLCVPAGDHRWDHIQDISDVPAYELDAIKHFFVHYKDLEPGKFVKAADWVDRAEAEAEIARSIDRFKATGH; this is encoded by the coding sequence GTGCAATTCGACGTGACCATCGAAATCCCCAAGGGCCAGCGCAACAAGTACGAGGTCGACCACGCCACCGGGCGGGTCAAGCTCGACCGCTACCTCTACACACCGATGGGCTACCCCACGGACTACGGCTTCATCGAGGACACCCTTGGCGAGGACGGCGACCCGCTGGACGCCATGGTGCTGCTGCCACAGTCGGTGTTCCCGGGTGTCTTGGTCGAGGCGCGTCCGGTCGGGATGTTCCAGATGACCGACGAGGCCGGCGGCGACGCCAAGGTGCTGTGTGTGCCGGCCGGCGACCACCGGTGGGATCACATCCAGGACATCAGCGACGTCCCCGCCTATGAGCTGGACGCGATCAAGCACTTCTTCGTGCACTACAAGGACCTGGAGCCGGGCAAGTTCGTCAAGGCCGCCGACTGGGTGGACCGTGCCGAAGCCGAAGCCGAGATTGCCCGGTCGATCGACCGGTTCAAGGCCACCGGTCACTGA
- a CDS encoding TerC family protein — MDPSLLEWLLTFAGLAAVLGFDLLIIGRRVREPSFREIAGWLTFYLSLAVAFGIWVWSYHGPKYGMQFFAGWLTEYSLSVDNLFVFVIIMNSFNVPKKYRQEALFVGIVMALSFRAVFIALGGVAVQRLSWTFYVFGAFMAYTAIKLLRHEDPTGEGEGEGGNNFLVRFARTHFNATDRWSGVRFFVRDGSGSWAITPMFLVGLALGTTDVVFAMDSIPAIYGLTRQPYLVFTANVFALMGLRQLYFILGKLLGRFVYLSQGLAVILGFIGVRMVLHALHTNDLGFINSGRPLDVPEIPTPISLGVVAGVLALTTAASLYRTRGSASAQREDRQPHD, encoded by the coding sequence TTGGACCCGTCGCTGTTGGAATGGCTGCTGACCTTCGCCGGGCTGGCTGCGGTACTCGGATTCGACCTGCTCATCATCGGCCGCCGGGTCCGCGAGCCCTCCTTCCGCGAGATCGCCGGATGGCTGACGTTCTATCTCAGCCTGGCGGTGGCGTTCGGCATCTGGGTCTGGTCCTATCACGGCCCCAAATACGGCATGCAGTTCTTCGCGGGGTGGTTGACCGAATACAGCCTGTCGGTCGACAACCTGTTCGTGTTCGTGATCATCATGAACAGCTTCAACGTGCCCAAGAAATACCGGCAGGAGGCGCTGTTCGTCGGGATCGTCATGGCGCTGTCATTCCGCGCGGTGTTCATCGCCCTGGGTGGAGTCGCGGTCCAGCGCTTGTCGTGGACGTTTTACGTGTTCGGTGCGTTCATGGCCTACACCGCGATCAAACTGCTGCGCCACGAAGACCCCACCGGAGAGGGCGAGGGGGAGGGCGGCAACAACTTCCTGGTGCGGTTTGCCCGCACCCACTTCAACGCCACCGACCGCTGGTCAGGCGTGCGGTTCTTCGTCCGGGACGGCAGCGGTTCCTGGGCTATCACCCCGATGTTCCTGGTGGGTCTGGCGCTGGGCACCACCGACGTGGTGTTCGCGATGGACTCGATTCCGGCCATCTACGGACTGACCCGTCAGCCCTACCTGGTGTTCACCGCCAACGTGTTCGCGCTGATGGGACTGCGCCAGCTGTACTTCATCCTGGGCAAGCTGCTGGGCCGATTCGTCTACCTGTCCCAGGGACTCGCGGTCATCCTGGGATTCATCGGAGTACGAATGGTGCTGCACGCGCTGCACACCAACGACCTAGGGTTCATCAACTCCGGGCGCCCGCTCGATGTCCCGGAAATACCCACCCCGATCAGCCTAGGAGTGGTGGCCGGCGTGTTGGCACTGACCACTGCGGCCAGCCTGTACCGGACTCGGGGGTCCGCCTCAGCCCAGCGCGAAGACCGGCAGCCGCACGATTAA